A DNA window from Hevea brasiliensis isolate MT/VB/25A 57/8 chromosome 2, ASM3005281v1, whole genome shotgun sequence contains the following coding sequences:
- the LOC110644870 gene encoding bet1-like SNARE 1-1, protein MNSRRDVRNNRAALFDGIEEGGIRASSSYSHEIDEQDNERAVEGLQDRVNLLKRLSGDIHEEVETHNHMLDRMGNDMDSSRGVLSGTMDRFKMVFETKSSRRMFTLVASFVVIFLIVYYLTR, encoded by the exons ATGAATTCCAGGAG AGATGTCCGCAACAATAGAGCTGCTCTTTTTGATGGAATTGAAGAGGGTGGCATCAGGGCCTCATCTTCTTATTCCCATGAAATTGATGAGCAAGATAATGAAAGAGCTGTGGAAGGATTGCAAGATCGAGTCAATCTTCTGAAGAGA TTGTCGGGTGATATACATGAGGAGGTGGAGACTCATAATCACATGCTGGACAGAATG GGCAATGACATGGATTCATCCAGGGGTGTCCTATCAGGAACTATGGATCGATTTAAGATG GTTTTTGAGACGAAATCAAGCCGGAGAATGTTTACCCTTGTGGCTTCCTTTGTTGTCATATTCCTTATTGTATACTATCTGACAAGGTAA
- the LOC131170672 gene encoding zinc finger protein 10-like produces MESNLHEDSKSSSEEETDRSEQANDDMGTGRSYECVFCKRGFTTAQALGGHMNIHRKDRAKPRPSSVIPSISSKVDDDYYASLRGYPPIQSYPPHYSTAHHHHHEVLRNYQTFFPAASTWDFRPPHSDDLYVQSPQLLNPFEEDWRRSLSLQIGPSHVDDNKGKTEDGSEADELDLELRLGHDP; encoded by the coding sequence ATGGAATCAAACCTTCATGAAGACTCCAAGAGCTCCAGCGAAGAAGAAACCGATCGATCCGAGCAAGCAAATGATGATATGGGCACAGGTCGCTCCTATGAGTGTGTTTTTTGCAAGAGAGGCTTCACTACTGCACAGGCTTTGGGTGGACATATGAATATTCATAGGAAAGATAGAGCCAAGCCAAGGCCTAGCTCAGTCATTCCTTCAATTTCCAGCAAAGTTGATGACGATTATTATGCAAGTTTAAGAGGCTATCCACCAATTCAGAGCTACCCACCTCACTATTCCACCGCTCATCATCACCATCATGAGGTACTTAGAAATTATCAAACATTTTTTCCAGCAGCGTCTACATGGGATTTTAGACCCCCACATAGCGACGATTTGTATGTGCAAAGCCCTCAGCTTTTGAATCCTTTCGAGGAGGATTGGCGAAGGAGTCTAAGCCTGCAAATTGGTCCATCCCATGTAGATGATAATAAAGGAAAAACAGAAGACGGCAGCGAAGCAGACGAGTTAGATTTGGAGCTGAGACTTGGTCATGATCCATAG